In Desulfobulbus oralis, one DNA window encodes the following:
- a CDS encoding FeoC-like transcriptional regulator encodes MDLIQVKKYLQERRAVTLKDVSTHFNQNADTVRPLLDTWVGKGKVKRVVGKSCGKGCCQCDPDTLEVYEWIGASIEGEGEKP; translated from the coding sequence ATGGATTTGATTCAGGTCAAGAAATATTTGCAGGAACGGCGGGCGGTCACCCTGAAGGACGTGTCCACTCATTTCAATCAGAATGCCGACACCGTACGGCCGTTGCTGGATACCTGGGTGGGCAAGGGCAAGGTCAAACGCGTCGTGGGCAAGTCCTGCGGCAAGGGCTGCTGCCAGTGCGACCCGGATACCCTGGAAGTCTACGAGTGGATCGGCGCGAGCATCGAAGGAGAGGGGGAGAAGCCCTGA
- a CDS encoding FmdE family protein codes for MSYFSKQQIEAAIAFHGHLCPGLAIGIRAAELAQCELDNPSDDEIVAVVETDMCGVDAIQFLTGATLGKGNLIHRDYGKMAFSFFCRDTGKGFRAVLNPEARGGLEEEMRQLAEKIRTGQASDQDKQRLGELRHSLQERLMHLPLREMFLMTPQTQGLPKPPRILASLRCEHCGENTMESRTRRFGGQTLCIPCFAKVEQKV; via the coding sequence ATGAGCTATTTTTCCAAACAGCAAATCGAGGCAGCCATTGCCTTTCACGGGCATCTGTGCCCTGGCTTGGCCATTGGTATACGCGCGGCCGAGTTGGCCCAATGCGAACTGGATAATCCGAGCGACGACGAGATCGTTGCCGTTGTGGAAACAGACATGTGCGGAGTGGATGCCATTCAGTTTCTCACCGGCGCGACCCTGGGCAAGGGCAATCTCATCCACCGCGATTACGGCAAGATGGCCTTTTCCTTTTTTTGCCGCGATACGGGTAAGGGATTCAGGGCGGTGCTGAATCCGGAGGCGCGAGGCGGTCTGGAAGAGGAGATGAGGCAACTGGCGGAGAAAATCCGTACAGGCCAGGCCAGCGACCAAGACAAACAGCGGCTGGGTGAACTGCGCCACTCCCTGCAGGAAAGGCTTATGCATCTGCCTCTGCGGGAAATGTTTCTGATGACGCCGCAAACGCAGGGGCTGCCCAAGCCGCCCCGGATTCTGGCGAGCCTTCGCTGTGAGCATTGCGGTGAAAACACCATGGAATCGAGAACCAGGCGTTTTGGCGGGCAGACCCTCTGCATTCCCTGTTTTGCCAAGGTTGAGCAGAAGGTCTGA
- a CDS encoding iron ABC transporter substrate-binding protein: MGRKVVIPDRVEHVICSGSGCLRLLSYLQGQHMIVAVDDIETRRNELDGRPYALANPQFKTMPVFGQFRGQDNPEQILSLSPQPQLIFKVFGGTGYDPDELQTKTGIPVVVVGGGDLVQRRQHFQRSLRLMGEIIGKKERADAVVAFFEQAIEDLQSRTADIPEDQGPSVYLGGVAFKGPHGFQSTEANYPPFVFLGAHNLAHTGAGKKMTNSEVAKEQILAWNPDYLFVDLSTLQLGEEKSALHELRTDPAYAILKSVREGRVYGVLPYNWYSQNFESILANAYFIGKVLYPERFQDIDPAAKADQIYEFVVGKPVFARMNALFANQAFVRLAVP; the protein is encoded by the coding sequence ATGGGCCGCAAGGTCGTCATTCCGGACAGGGTGGAGCATGTGATCTGTTCCGGCTCGGGCTGCCTGCGTCTGCTCAGCTACCTGCAGGGCCAGCACATGATTGTGGCGGTCGATGACATCGAAACCAGACGCAACGAACTGGACGGCCGCCCCTATGCGCTGGCCAATCCGCAATTCAAGACCATGCCGGTATTCGGTCAATTCCGTGGTCAGGACAATCCGGAGCAGATCCTGAGCCTTTCGCCCCAACCCCAGCTCATCTTCAAGGTCTTCGGCGGCACAGGCTATGATCCTGACGAGCTGCAGACCAAAACCGGGATTCCGGTAGTCGTCGTGGGCGGTGGCGATCTGGTTCAGCGGCGTCAGCACTTTCAGCGCTCCCTGCGGCTGATGGGAGAAATCATCGGCAAAAAGGAGCGGGCCGATGCGGTGGTCGCTTTTTTTGAACAGGCTATTGAAGACCTGCAGTCCCGCACCGCCGACATTCCCGAAGACCAGGGCCCTTCCGTGTACCTGGGCGGGGTGGCCTTCAAAGGACCGCACGGCTTTCAGTCCACGGAGGCCAACTATCCGCCCTTTGTTTTTTTGGGTGCCCATAACCTTGCCCACACCGGTGCGGGCAAAAAGATGACCAATTCCGAGGTGGCCAAGGAACAGATTCTTGCCTGGAACCCGGACTATCTCTTTGTCGATCTCTCCACCCTGCAACTGGGCGAAGAGAAGAGCGCCCTACACGAGTTGCGCACAGACCCCGCCTATGCGATCCTGAAAAGCGTGCGGGAGGGGCGGGTCTACGGTGTGCTGCCCTACAACTGGTATTCCCAGAATTTTGAATCCATTCTCGCCAATGCCTATTTCATCGGCAAGGTGCTGTATCCCGAACGCTTTCAGGACATCGATCCGGCTGCCAAAGCCGACCAGATCTATGAATTCGTCGTTGGCAAGCCTGTGTTTGCTCGGATGAACGCTCTTTTTGCCAATCAGGCCTTCGTTCGTCTGGCGGTGCCCTGA
- a CDS encoding FecCD family ABC transporter permease: MQAGQGQVSGEYSRYLGWKSTVITLTALALALAMLLSLGLGSARVPVSDVFQSLLGLSSEQRVNAIVRGIRLPQALTAVVAGAGLSVAGVVMQAILRNPLGSPFTLGISHAAAFGAALAVMLGSGFTTSGRTAVSLTHPYATAVSAFLLSLAASAVIVAISRLRGAKPETMVLTGVALGSLFTAATMFLQYFASDVQLAAMVFWTFGDAARASWRELYLMSAVTLACFLYFWLNSWNYNAIDAGEETARSLGIRVGQLRVRGMFLASLLTAVFIAFLGIIGFVGLIVPHMFRRLIGADHRFLLPASFVGGALLLLLADTTARLLLMPHLLPVSVLTAFLGAPAFLWLIIRGQRA; encoded by the coding sequence ATGCAGGCAGGCCAAGGCCAGGTGTCCGGGGAATATTCCCGTTACCTGGGCTGGAAAAGCACCGTCATTACACTGACGGCGCTGGCACTCGCCCTGGCCATGCTCCTTTCCCTGGGATTGGGCTCGGCCAGAGTGCCGGTCTCGGATGTCTTCCAGAGCCTGCTGGGTTTGTCTTCGGAACAGCGGGTGAATGCTATTGTGCGGGGCATCCGTTTGCCGCAGGCATTGACAGCGGTGGTTGCGGGAGCCGGGCTCTCCGTGGCCGGCGTGGTGATGCAGGCCATTCTGCGCAATCCCCTTGGTTCGCCCTTTACACTGGGCATATCCCATGCCGCGGCCTTTGGCGCCGCGCTGGCGGTCATGCTGGGTTCCGGTTTTACCACATCAGGACGCACAGCGGTCAGCCTTACCCATCCATACGCTACCGCGGTGTCTGCTTTTCTGCTCAGTCTGGCCGCCTCGGCCGTTATTGTGGCCATTTCTCGCCTGCGTGGCGCCAAGCCGGAAACCATGGTGCTGACCGGGGTCGCCCTGGGTTCGCTGTTTACGGCTGCGACCATGTTTCTGCAGTATTTCGCCTCAGATGTACAGTTGGCGGCCATGGTCTTCTGGACTTTTGGCGATGCGGCCCGGGCCTCCTGGCGGGAACTGTACCTGATGAGCGCCGTGACCCTGGCCTGTTTTCTCTATTTCTGGCTGAACAGCTGGAACTACAACGCCATTGATGCGGGTGAGGAAACGGCCCGCAGTTTGGGGATCCGGGTGGGGCAGCTGCGCGTACGGGGCATGTTCCTGGCCAGCCTGCTGACCGCCGTCTTCATCGCCTTTCTGGGGATTATCGGTTTTGTGGGGCTGATCGTTCCCCATATGTTCCGGCGCCTCATTGGTGCGGATCACCGTTTTCTGCTGCCTGCCTCGTTTGTGGGCGGCGCACTGCTCCTTCTGCTCGCCGATACGACCGCTCGCCTCCTGCTCATGCCCCATCTGCTGCCGGTCTCCGTGCTCACCGCTTTTCTTGGCGCGCCGGCATTCCTGTGGCTCATCATCCGGGGGCAGCGGGCATGA
- a CDS encoding transposase — translation MSPGRRQAEQKSMWLIYDQLPQSQGHVFYERLQKLLHQKAFDAFLEKLCAPFYAERLGRKSIPPGRSFRMLLIGYFEGIDSERGICWRCSDSLSLREFLGLGPTESVPDHSSLCRIRGRLPLEVHHEVFVFVLGLLEKASLLKGKYLGIDASSMEANAAMKSIVRRDTGETYQEMLERLPKRAASGRRAGRN, via the coding sequence ATGAGTCCTGGTCGGAGACAGGCAGAGCAGAAGAGCATGTGGCTGATCTATGATCAGCTGCCCCAGAGTCAGGGGCATGTCTTTTACGAGCGGCTGCAGAAGCTCCTGCACCAGAAAGCATTTGACGCCTTCCTCGAAAAGCTCTGTGCGCCCTTCTACGCCGAAAGACTCGGCCGCAAATCCATCCCGCCGGGCCGCTCTTTCCGCATGCTTTTGATCGGCTACTTCGAGGGCATCGACTCTGAACGCGGCATCTGCTGGCGTTGTAGCGATTCCCTATCTCTGCGCGAATTCCTCGGGCTCGGCCCCACCGAATCCGTGCCTGATCATTCCTCCCTGTGCCGCATCCGGGGGCGCCTGCCGCTGGAGGTGCATCACGAAGTCTTTGTGTTTGTCTTGGGGCTTTTGGAAAAGGCCAGTTTGCTCAAAGGGAAATATCTGGGCATCGACGCCTCTAGCATGGAGGCGAATGCTGCCATGAAGAGCATTGTCCGTCGGGATACGGGCGAGACGTATCAGGAAATGCTTGAACGCCTGCCGAAGAGAGCGGCATCAGGACGCCGAGCAGGGCGGAATTGA
- a CDS encoding LbtU family siderophore porin, which yields MCRKFLNSAALAVLTGAFFLGGATNVLAAPSSRDIQAMKAEIEALKQQNEALSRRLEQMEQGMAGQNERLQAQETKLEEQKAKESAEEGSDLIGNIGKYISLHGSVDADIDFYRDFAHNNSSDINIDAVELEFEAKLSEWARAVALLKYEDGEDNIFLDEGYIVLGGTESFPAFFKLGKYVTPFGDYTTHMVDDPFTQTLGEINDGAATIGFSKNGFTGTVFAYNGVDEHDDEHEINGVGAALRYDREEEDGLSFSAGLGLVSNLATAGGIKDVLPRNADDKAVMTDTVAGLNVHGSIGYAGFSALAEYTTALDNFEAADLEYRGDGAQPAALNTELAYGTEIAGLDTEFALGFQKTWEALALEVPEFRYSAAVALGIFEGTTLTLEYFFDRDYDEADGGTGEDGHGFTTRLSYAF from the coding sequence ATGTGCCGTAAATTTTTGAACAGCGCCGCTCTGGCCGTTTTGACAGGGGCCTTTTTTCTGGGTGGCGCCACCAACGTTCTGGCCGCTCCGTCCAGCAGAGACATTCAGGCCATGAAGGCGGAGATCGAGGCCCTGAAGCAGCAGAATGAGGCCCTGAGCCGGCGCCTCGAGCAGATGGAGCAGGGCATGGCTGGTCAGAACGAGCGCCTGCAGGCCCAGGAAACGAAGCTGGAGGAGCAAAAGGCCAAAGAGTCCGCCGAAGAGGGCAGCGACCTGATCGGTAACATCGGCAAGTATATCAGCCTGCACGGCTCGGTGGATGCGGACATCGATTTTTACCGGGATTTCGCCCACAACAACAGCAGCGACATCAATATCGACGCGGTCGAACTGGAATTCGAGGCCAAACTCAGCGAGTGGGCCCGGGCCGTGGCGCTTCTCAAGTACGAGGACGGAGAGGACAATATCTTTCTGGATGAGGGCTATATTGTTCTGGGCGGCACGGAGAGCTTTCCGGCCTTCTTCAAGCTGGGCAAGTACGTGACGCCTTTCGGCGACTACACCACCCACATGGTGGATGATCCTTTTACCCAGACCCTGGGCGAAATCAACGACGGAGCAGCCACCATTGGCTTCAGCAAAAACGGCTTTACCGGCACGGTCTTTGCCTACAATGGCGTGGACGAGCATGACGACGAGCACGAGATCAACGGTGTGGGTGCGGCCCTGCGCTATGACCGTGAGGAAGAGGACGGCCTGAGCTTCAGCGCAGGTCTGGGCCTGGTCAGCAACCTGGCCACTGCGGGCGGCATCAAGGACGTGTTGCCGCGCAATGCGGATGACAAGGCTGTCATGACCGACACCGTGGCCGGCCTGAATGTGCACGGCAGCATCGGGTATGCCGGCTTCTCCGCACTAGCTGAGTACACGACCGCGCTGGACAACTTCGAGGCCGCTGACTTGGAGTACAGAGGCGACGGTGCGCAGCCTGCGGCTCTGAATACCGAGCTGGCCTACGGCACGGAAATCGCCGGGCTGGACACCGAGTTCGCACTGGGCTTCCAGAAAACCTGGGAGGCGCTGGCGCTGGAAGTGCCGGAATTCCGTTATTCCGCAGCAGTTGCGCTGGGCATCTTCGAAGGCACGACTTTGACCCTGGAGTATTTCTTTGACAGGGACTATGACGAGGCCGACGGCGGCACCGGCGAAGACGGTCACGGCTTCACGACCCGGCTGTCGTATGCGTTCTGA
- a CDS encoding 6-phosphofructokinase, protein MTTCIGVLTAGGDSPGLNAAIRAIGKNGAGRGMHIIGFRDGFRGLMENRTVALEGDILSGILTQGGTILGTSRDKPHKMPMGGQLQDMTGVMLHNYQRHNLEALICIGGGGTQKNAFRLSRLGMNIITLPKTIDNDVAATDITFGFDTALSVATSAIDRLHSTAHSHHRIIVVEIMGHNTGWLGLGAGLAGGADVILIPEIPYDVNTVAQAVRRRQHHGKNFSIVASSEGALSIDDAARLARLRAARDAARAAKDAERKKAAEAALADFAREHEAHSIKLSRELETLTGLESRVTILGYLQRGGTPSAADRILATRLGTACVEAVAAGQYGKMVAVAGEGTKLVELADVVGRLKYVPKDHPWVRAALQTGVSLGNPDFADLQGRKLKMDTANGE, encoded by the coding sequence ATGACAACCTGTATTGGAGTTCTGACAGCTGGTGGCGACAGCCCGGGTCTCAACGCCGCCATCCGGGCCATCGGCAAAAACGGCGCAGGCCGCGGCATGCACATCATCGGCTTCCGCGACGGCTTCCGAGGCCTCATGGAGAACCGCACCGTTGCCCTGGAGGGCGACATTCTCTCCGGCATTCTCACCCAGGGCGGCACCATCCTGGGCACAAGCCGCGACAAACCCCACAAGATGCCCATGGGCGGGCAGTTGCAGGACATGACCGGGGTGATGCTCCACAACTATCAGCGCCACAATCTGGAGGCCCTGATCTGCATCGGCGGCGGCGGCACCCAGAAAAACGCCTTCCGCCTCTCCAGGCTGGGCATGAACATCATTACCCTGCCCAAGACCATCGACAACGACGTGGCAGCCACCGACATCACCTTTGGCTTCGATACCGCGCTGTCCGTGGCCACCAGCGCCATCGACCGGCTGCATTCCACAGCCCACAGCCACCACCGCATCATCGTGGTGGAAATCATGGGCCACAATACCGGCTGGCTGGGCCTGGGCGCCGGGCTGGCCGGCGGGGCCGACGTGATCCTCATCCCCGAGATTCCCTACGACGTCAACACCGTGGCCCAGGCCGTGCGGCGGCGCCAGCATCACGGCAAGAACTTCAGCATTGTGGCCAGCTCCGAGGGAGCGCTTTCGATAGACGATGCGGCCAGACTGGCAAGGCTCAGGGCAGCCAGGGACGCGGCCAGGGCGGCCAAAGACGCGGAACGGAAAAAGGCGGCGGAAGCGGCACTGGCAGATTTTGCCCGCGAACACGAGGCCCATTCCATCAAGCTCTCACGCGAGCTGGAGACCCTGACCGGCCTGGAAAGCCGGGTCACGATTCTGGGATATCTGCAGCGGGGCGGCACCCCCAGCGCAGCAGACCGCATTCTGGCTACCCGGCTGGGGACCGCCTGTGTCGAAGCTGTTGCGGCGGGGCAATATGGCAAGATGGTTGCGGTGGCGGGCGAAGGCACCAAACTGGTGGAACTGGCCGATGTGGTGGGTAGGCTGAAATATGTGCCCAAAGACCATCCCTGGGTCAGGGCCGCCCTGCAGACCGGCGTCTCCTTGGGCAATCCGGATTTTGCCGACCTGCAGGGCAGGAAGCTGAAAATGGACACGGCAAACGGAGAGTAA
- a CDS encoding substrate-binding periplasmic protein, with translation MKTVHDRTFGKLRKMMGKGKKAMLYKKSGFLLQKSIVVALLAAVCVCVCGGGGGTASAEGRLKVGGTGDTPPVYFKDAQSVLIGFEVDVLREIGRRIGKDMEFTAIDWPRKTEILNSGTIDVIASALSITDKRKVSYSITQPIINNAQVTVVLADSPVKEQDDLGTKTVCVLEGSFIIPIVEKFRGKSGPVAAIQTDTNESCLISMMGGEVDATVVDKVTAYYYVKHNPGVFRILPGSFAKDRSAFALRKSEAALRDQFDRAIAEMENDGTMGRLRKRWFDEELCCLIELNNKIYMKKTL, from the coding sequence ATGAAGACTGTTCATGACCGTACTTTTGGCAAACTCAGAAAAATGATGGGAAAGGGGAAAAAAGCGATGTTGTACAAAAAATCAGGTTTCTTGTTGCAGAAATCCATTGTCGTTGCTCTGCTCGCCGCTGTGTGTGTGTGTGTGTGTGGGGGGGGGGGGGGCACTGCCAGTGCTGAAGGCAGGTTGAAAGTGGGCGGTACGGGAGACACGCCGCCCGTTTACTTCAAGGATGCCCAGTCTGTTTTGATTGGCTTTGAGGTTGACGTCTTGCGCGAAATAGGCAGGCGAATTGGTAAGGATATGGAATTTACAGCAATAGATTGGCCTCGGAAAACCGAGATTCTCAACAGCGGCACCATTGATGTCATCGCCTCTGCCCTGAGCATCACAGATAAGCGTAAAGTCAGTTACTCCATTACGCAACCTATCATCAACAACGCACAGGTAACCGTCGTTCTCGCAGATTCGCCTGTCAAAGAACAGGATGATCTGGGCACCAAGACGGTCTGCGTCCTTGAGGGTTCTTTCATTATTCCCATAGTTGAGAAATTCAGGGGCAAATCCGGTCCGGTTGCCGCAATTCAAACTGACACGAATGAATCCTGCCTGATCAGTATGATGGGGGGCGAGGTGGACGCCACTGTGGTTGACAAGGTGACAGCATATTATTATGTCAAACATAATCCCGGGGTTTTTCGCATACTGCCGGGGAGTTTTGCCAAAGACAGATCAGCCTTTGCTCTGCGTAAAAGCGAGGCCGCGCTGCGCGACCAATTTGACAGGGCCATAGCTGAAATGGAAAACGACGGCACCATGGGCAGGCTTCGTAAGCGCTGGTTTGACGAGGAACTCTGCTGTCTTATAGAGTTAAACAACAAAATATATATGAAAAAAACGCTGTGA
- a CDS encoding ABC transporter ATP-binding protein, with the protein MMLRVNGLHFSYNRQLLLRGIDFSLERGQLLAILGPNGVGKTTLLKCINAMHRPAKGAVLVEERDILSLRSAVIARDIAYVSQKNETSRLKVFDAVLMGRTPHIRWHMKEADRNRAETVIHAMGLEPLSMRYVDTLSGGELQKVCIARALVQEPSLLLLDEPTSALDLKNQVEIMALIRRIVKEQRIAAVMTMHDLNMALRYVDQTLFLKDGVIHAIAAPDEVSPAVIEQVYGLPVCIHQLEGQPVVLPRT; encoded by the coding sequence ATGATGCTGAGGGTCAATGGCCTGCACTTTAGCTACAACAGGCAGTTGCTGCTGCGCGGCATCGATTTTTCCCTGGAGCGGGGACAGCTGCTGGCGATTCTTGGGCCCAATGGGGTGGGTAAGACAACGCTGCTCAAGTGTATCAACGCCATGCACCGGCCCGCCAAAGGAGCGGTGCTGGTGGAGGAACGTGATATTCTGAGCCTGCGTTCAGCAGTCATTGCCCGTGACATAGCCTATGTCTCCCAGAAGAACGAGACCTCGCGATTGAAGGTGTTCGATGCCGTGCTGATGGGGCGCACCCCGCATATCCGTTGGCACATGAAGGAAGCGGACCGGAACAGGGCTGAAACTGTGATCCACGCGATGGGACTCGAGCCCCTGTCCATGCGCTATGTGGATACCCTGAGCGGAGGGGAGCTGCAAAAGGTTTGCATTGCCCGGGCCCTGGTGCAGGAGCCATCCCTGCTGCTGCTGGATGAACCGACCAGTGCACTGGACTTGAAAAATCAGGTCGAGATCATGGCCCTGATCCGCCGCATCGTGAAAGAACAGCGCATCGCGGCGGTCATGACCATGCATGACCTCAATATGGCTCTGCGCTATGTGGACCAAACCCTTTTTTTGAAAGACGGCGTCATCCACGCCATAGCAGCACCGGATGAGGTTTCTCCGGCGGTTATCGAGCAGGTCTATGGCCTGCCGGTCTGTATTCACCAGCTTGAGGGACAGCCCGTGGTGCTGCCCCGCACATGA
- a CDS encoding transposase, whose amino-acid sequence MIAFDRKRQERKTSNKDWQSSTDEDARTAKLKDGRTHMAYKPEHVVDLESGAIVSAVVHPADRGDTTTLATTLDDAQAKLCAVRDKEGAPGIDEPFALVADKGYHSRNVLKDLPDSCTSRISEAAHKGRLRWKGDMDARDAVYGNRKRISSSTGKALMRARGERVERSFAHCPDRGRHAAGASSRAGQCGEALHHPCCRVQFGDPAAGPVWCWQPQGLGRCPCSTAFCSNRQPEPAHIGHLAAEYG is encoded by the coding sequence TTGATCGCCTTTGACCGCAAGCGCCAGGAAAGAAAGACCTCCAACAAGGATTGGCAATCGAGCACCGATGAGGACGCACGCACAGCCAAACTCAAGGATGGCCGCACCCACATGGCGTACAAGCCCGAGCATGTGGTTGATCTGGAGTCTGGAGCCATTGTTTCGGCTGTGGTGCATCCTGCGGATCGGGGTGATACCACAACGCTTGCCACCACACTTGACGACGCCCAGGCCAAGCTGTGCGCGGTCAGGGACAAGGAAGGAGCGCCCGGCATTGACGAGCCCTTTGCTCTGGTGGCGGACAAGGGCTATCACAGCCGGAACGTACTGAAGGATTTGCCGGATTCCTGCACAAGCCGGATCAGTGAAGCGGCGCACAAGGGGCGATTGCGCTGGAAAGGCGACATGGATGCCCGGGATGCGGTGTACGGGAACAGGAAGCGGATCAGTTCCAGTACGGGCAAGGCGCTGATGCGGGCGCGGGGCGAGCGGGTGGAACGCAGTTTTGCCCACTGTCCTGACCGGGGGCGGCATGCGGCGGGTGCATCTTCGCGGGCTGGCCAATGTGGAGAAGCGCTACATCATCCATGTTGCCGGGTTCAATTTGGGGATCCTGCTGCGGGCCCTGTTTGGTGTTGGCAGCCCCAGGGGCTGGGCCGATGCCCCTGCAGCACTGCTTTTTGCTCAAATCGGCAACCTGAGCCTGCTCATATTGGTCATTTGGCTGCCGAATACGGCTGA
- the feoB gene encoding Fe(2+) transporter permease subunit FeoB: MTRLTVGVVGNPNCGKTTLFNALTGARQQVGNWPGVTVDRKVGHYSWQGVDVELVDTPGIYSLSASSLDEEVTRNFVLSREAALIVNIVDASNIERNLYLTAQLLEMQAKVLVALNMMDMAALRGLDIDVEELSRRLGCPVVPMSASQGKGIDDLRAAVASFADNALAFSPVPAEYPGSVQEAQRLLAGELAAEQSLGRMPLDWVALKLLEGEAAPVPGFTLNSRLAPVVAAQRQYIETREEEDCDIVIASARYAFISRLTEGVIKRRGEANASLTEKIDRFALSRIWGIPLFLVAMYLTFMITINVGNVFIDFFDQLFATVFVNGFKELLATLHAPAWLQVVLANGVGGGIQTISTFVPPIFFMFLCLSFLEDSGYMARAAFVMDRFMRVIGLPGKAFVPMLVGFGCNVPAIMATRTLESQRDRFMTISMNPFMSCGARLPVYALFAAAFFPRGGQNIVFLIYLIGVAMAVLTGLVLKHTLLRGEATPFVMELPPYHLPSWKAVGLRTYERVMAFIKRAGKIIIPIILVLAFLNSLGTDGSFGNEDTKNSVLSEISQKIVPAVRPIGVTEENWPGVVGLFTGIFAKEAVIGTINSLYAGMAESDGAAGGEAAEEEEPFSFWGGIRGALATIPEKARELGGTFLDPLGIAVDTNEKDAAEKLEVDASVFTVMRSLFDGKAGAFAYMLFVLMYAPCVAALSAVYRETTLCWTLFVAFWNTMLAFVVASSFYQIMTFRQHPGYSTTVLLSAWGLFFCVLLAMYIRGSKTAQDAAELARAVPVS; this comes from the coding sequence ATGACGCGCTTGACTGTAGGCGTGGTGGGCAACCCCAACTGCGGCAAAACCACACTGTTCAATGCACTGACCGGCGCGCGCCAGCAGGTTGGCAACTGGCCAGGCGTCACGGTTGACCGCAAGGTCGGCCACTATTCATGGCAAGGTGTCGACGTGGAGCTGGTGGACACGCCGGGCATCTATTCGCTGTCCGCCTCGTCCCTGGACGAAGAGGTGACGCGCAATTTCGTGCTGTCCCGCGAAGCTGCCCTCATCGTCAACATCGTGGATGCCTCCAACATCGAGCGCAACCTGTACCTGACTGCGCAGCTTCTGGAAATGCAGGCAAAGGTGCTGGTGGCCCTCAACATGATGGATATGGCCGCCTTGCGCGGGCTTGACATTGACGTGGAAGAGCTGTCCAGGCGGCTGGGCTGCCCGGTTGTGCCCATGTCGGCCAGCCAGGGCAAGGGCATTGACGACCTGCGGGCGGCGGTCGCCAGTTTTGCCGACAATGCCTTGGCCTTTTCGCCGGTCCCGGCCGAATATCCGGGCTCTGTGCAGGAGGCGCAGCGCCTGCTTGCCGGTGAGCTCGCCGCCGAGCAAAGTCTGGGCCGTATGCCGCTGGACTGGGTGGCGCTCAAGCTCCTGGAGGGCGAAGCCGCGCCGGTCCCCGGCTTCACGCTGAACAGCCGGCTCGCCCCGGTGGTGGCAGCGCAGCGGCAGTATATCGAGACCCGGGAAGAGGAGGACTGCGACATTGTCATCGCCTCGGCACGCTACGCATTCATCTCCAGGCTCACGGAAGGCGTGATAAAGCGACGCGGCGAGGCCAATGCCTCGCTCACCGAAAAAATCGACAGGTTCGCGCTCAGCCGCATCTGGGGTATTCCCCTCTTTCTGGTGGCCATGTACCTCACCTTCATGATCACCATCAATGTGGGCAATGTCTTCATCGATTTCTTCGACCAGCTCTTCGCCACAGTATTCGTGAACGGCTTCAAGGAACTGCTCGCCACCCTCCATGCGCCGGCGTGGCTGCAGGTTGTCCTGGCGAATGGCGTTGGCGGTGGCATCCAGACGATATCCACCTTTGTGCCGCCCATTTTCTTCATGTTTCTGTGCCTGTCCTTTCTGGAAGATTCCGGTTACATGGCCCGCGCGGCCTTTGTCATGGACCGCTTCATGCGGGTGATCGGTCTGCCGGGCAAGGCCTTCGTGCCCATGCTGGTGGGTTTTGGCTGCAACGTGCCGGCCATCATGGCCACCCGCACACTGGAGAGCCAGCGCGACCGCTTCATGACCATCAGCATGAACCCCTTCATGTCCTGCGGCGCGCGACTGCCGGTCTACGCGCTGTTTGCCGCGGCCTTTTTCCCGAGAGGCGGCCAGAACATCGTGTTTCTGATCTATCTGATCGGTGTGGCCATGGCGGTTTTGACCGGCCTTGTTCTGAAGCACACGCTGCTGCGTGGAGAGGCCACGCCCTTTGTCATGGAGCTGCCGCCCTACCATCTGCCCTCCTGGAAGGCGGTGGGCCTGCGCACCTACGAGCGGGTCATGGCCTTCATCAAGCGGGCTGGCAAGATCATCATTCCGATCATCCTTGTCCTCGCCTTTCTCAATTCGCTGGGTACGGACGGCAGTTTCGGCAACGAGGATACCAAAAACTCCGTGCTGTCTGAAATCAGCCAGAAAATTGTGCCCGCGGTGCGCCCCATTGGCGTGACCGAGGAGAACTGGCCGGGTGTGGTCGGCCTGTTTACCGGCATTTTTGCCAAGGAAGCGGTCATCGGCACCATCAACTCGCTCTATGCCGGCATGGCCGAAAGCGACGGAGCCGCCGGGGGCGAAGCGGCAGAGGAAGAGGAACCCTTCTCCTTCTGGGGCGGCATCCGGGGCGCCCTGGCCACCATTCCGGAGAAAGCCCGGGAGCTGGGCGGCACCTTCCTGGATCCGCTGGGCATTGCAGTGGACACGAATGAGAAAGACGCGGCCGAGAAGCTGGAGGTGGATGCCAGCGTCTTCACGGTCATGCGGAGCCTGTTTGACGGCAAGGCCGGGGCTTTTGCCTACATGCTTTTTGTGCTCATGTATGCGCCCTGCGTGGCCGCCCTCTCGGCAGTGTACCGGGAGACCACCCTCTGCTGGACGCTTTTTGTGGCCTTCTGGAACACCATGCTGGCCTTTGTGGTGGCCTCCTCCTTCTATCAGATCATGACCTTCCGGCAACATCCGGGCTATTCCACCACTGTGCTGCTGTCAGCCTGGGGCCTCTTTTTCTGTGTGCTTCTGGCCATGTATATCCGGGGCAGCAAGACCGCGCAGGATGCGGCGGAACTGGCGCGGGCGGTCCCTGTTTCGTGA